A genomic stretch from Mya arenaria isolate MELC-2E11 chromosome 10, ASM2691426v1 includes:
- the LOC128205063 gene encoding receptor-type tyrosine-protein phosphatase mu-like isoform X1, translating into MMIGAIGFGIILELFISDITAQDDCSDCSCCNNGDCDSSRTCTSGCKNGYWHDRCDKKCTNNCARCSQYNGDYCYDCQQGYYVRYNNLCGKCRYSGCTCTYYSGCDECLEGYYDPSRRCIECPNNCNKCTSSSSCSSCNQGFYGSYCQYLCSSGCVDGICERATGTCICKTGWTDSKCNKCLPNYYGDQCSHRCRAECSECDDFNSCQSCVKGNYGSYCQNTCGKGCVNNECYKSNGQCQCQSNLFVGYQCDTCVPGKYGQNCNIECPGSCYSCTEATVCTSCKTGFFGKICEHNCSESCTSCSQLGQCVSCSTGYSHPRRQCICQDKMCSTPDNCDNCISNEYYPDNGSCCPCSLLQHCKSCNVTSNVTKCTACDEGFYPNESGECVNCSITCIDGQCDSLTGECKTGCESDNWGQFCEHKCNESCYTCNRSNGECLACASKMKYGPNCNINCSETCVDKECYISGKCINGCLKNNYGEMCENECDKNCISKGFGTRCSSESGECLHGCTPGYTAVVCHQMPQGETQTLGGSPAAAIGGGVAGGVILIIGVIAFLLLKKRRAGNSNKASTTLKTAQNDKQVDSSAVYATVNKNTVQPDAIYANTVDDTPQIILISNPSYQTPTEKNTSSEMTCKEDNLEIDDEDAIARDIAIRFEENGGVYYNNANEVNKTKVKVEELPAYVTDKTKNSYEEEFEKFPYGLTKPFEDSQKASNMLRNRYKGIYPYDDARVKILYNGSDYINASFIDGFKRRNEYVATLGPMSKQLGDFGLFWEMVWQQKIEKVVMVTNLIEENKGKCDQYWPNVGSSARYGNVNVTCLSEDEYAEFTRRTFHISQSSAERKLHQFHFTCWPDRSVPEDVTSLVEFRQMVLNTSTKLNGPTVVHCSAGVGRTGTYIALDILTKEGIAEGSIDIPGCVLNMRQNRPNMIQTLEQYQFLHRALVHSLTLDCNPVKGESYQRFLDSLNDGDRAKLFQQTQFTAEEYSEKESQAIARNKTLKGKNRPNADIPGDGNRPRLNKGIKEGRSDYINAVFINGHRTKNRYLVAQTPLPETVDDFLTLIYQESCSCIVSFETDNGNNKSVGSYFPADNQVLKTGAFSVKSLRQDGKDYYTKRTLMLEPTGQNKETVIKSIPQLAFSAWDSSKNTPRSASEFMDFINYVEEASRASTSRGPILIHCIDGASKSGLFCVVSLLIQKMAVEHEVSVVNAVRKIKARRMFAIPIQSQLEFCHECVLAYIKSFENNMYSNFGETL; encoded by the exons ATGATGATCGGAGCTATTGGATTCGGAATTATATTAGAACTTTTTATTTCAG atattACAGCTCAGGATGACTGTAGTGATTGCAGCTGTTGTAACAACGGCGACTGTGATTCGTCTAGAACATGCACGTCGGGTTGCAAAAACGGGTACTGGCACGATAGATGCGACAAAAAGTGCACCAACAATTGTGCTAGATGTTCTCAGTAtaatggtgattattgttatGATTGTCAACAAGGATACTATGTTAGATATAATAACCTCTGCGGAAAATGCCGTTATTCTGGCTGTACTTGTACCTATTATTCTGGTTGCGATGAGTGTTTAGAAGGTTACTATGATCCTAGTCGTAGATGCATTGAATGTCCAAACAACTGCAATAAATGTACCAGCTCAAGCAGTTGCTCATCATGCAATCAAGGTTTTTATGGATCTTACTGCCAATACCTGTGCTCGTCCGGCTGTGTAGACGGAATATGCGAAAGAGCAACTGGAACGTGTATTTGTAAAACCGGTTGGACTGATAGTAAATGTAACAAATGTTTACCCAATTACTATGGCGATCAATGCTCGCACCGCTGCAGAGCAGAATGTTCAGAATGTGACGACTTTAACAGCTGTCAGTCATGTGTTAAGGGAAACTATGGGTCATATTGTCAGAACACTTGCGGCAAAGGATGTGTCAATAATGAGTGCTACAAATCAAATGGTCAGTGTCAATGCCAAAGCAATTTATTCGTAGGATACCAATGCGATACCTGTGTCCCAGGTAAATATGGACAAAACTGTAACATAGAATGTCCTGGCTCGTGTTATTCTTGTACTGAAGCGACAGTCTGTACCTCATGCAAAACTGGCTTCTTCGGTAAAATTTGTGAACATAACTGTTCTGAATCGTGTACGAGTTGCTCACAATTAGGACAATGTGTGTCTTGTAGCACAGGATATTCACACCCAAGAAGACAATGTATTTGTCAGGACAAAATGTGTTCTACACCTGACAATTGCGATAACTGTATAAGTAACGAATATTATCCAGACAACGGATCATGCTGTCCCTGTTCATTGTTACAGCATTGTAAGTCATGCAATGTGACTTCAAATGTAACCAAGTGTACTGCATGTGATGAAGGTTTCTATCCAAACGAGAGTGGTGAATGTGTTAACTGTAGCATAACATGCATAGATGGCCAATGTGATTCGCTAACAGGAGAATGTAAGACAGGTTGCGAAAGCGATAACTGGGGTCAATTTTGCGAACACAAGTGCAATGAATCATGTTATACATGCAACCGATCTAATGGTGAGTGTTTGGCGTGTgcttcaaaaatgaaatatgggCCGAATTGTAACATTAACTGCAGTGAGACCTGCGTTGATAAAGAATGCTATATATCTGGAAAATGTATCAACGGGTGCTTAAAAAACAACTATGGAGAAATGTGTGAAAATGAGTGCGACAAAAATTGTATCTCGAAAGGTTTTGGGACAAGATGTTCATCTGAAAGTGGAGAATGTCTTCACGGTTGCACGCCTGGCTACACAGCAGTTGTGTGTCATCAAATGCCTCAAG GTGAAACACAGACTCTTGGTGGCTCACCAGCAGCCGCTATAGGTGGAGGTGTTGCAGGCGGTGTGATACTAATCATTGGCGTCATCGCATTCCTTCTACTCAAGAAAAG ACGTGCTGGAAATAGTAACAAAGCATCGACAACATTAAAGACTGCTCAAAATGACAAACAGGTTGACTCATCAGCGGTCTATGCGACTGTGAATAAAAACA CTGTTCAACCCGACGCCATTTATGCGAACACTGTTGACGATACCCCACAGATAATCTTGATTTCCAATCCAAGTTATCAAACGCCCACAGAGAAGAACACTAGTTCAGAAATGACTTGCAAAGAAGACAATCTTGAAATTG ACGACGAGGACGCTATTGCACGGGATATCGCTATTAGGTTTGAAGAAAATGGAGGAGTGTATTACAACAATGCCAATGAGGTTAACAAAACCAAAGTGAAAGTTGAGGAGTTACCTGCGTATGTAACTGACAAAACGAAAAACTCGTATGAAGAAGAGTTTGAG AAATTTCCATACGGTCTTACAAAACCGTTCGAAGATTCACAAAAGGCTAGCAATATGTTACGCAACAGATATAAAGGAATTTACCCCT ATGACGATGCACGGGTGAAGATTCTGTACAATGGATCTGATTATATAAACGCAAGCTTTATTGAT GGTTTTAAAAGAAGAAATGAGTACGTTGCAACTTTAG gtcCGATGTCTAAACAACTTGGAGACTTTGGATTGTTTTGGGAAATGGTCTGGCAgcagaaaatagaaaaagttGTCATGGTCACCAATTTAATTGAGGAAAAC AAAGGGAAATGTGACCAATACTGGCCGAATGTTGGATCGTCTGCCCGTTACGGAAACGTTAACGTTACTTGTCTGTCAGAAGATGAGTACGCTGAATTTACCAGACGAACTTTTCACATATCTCAG AGTTCTGCAGAGAGAAAACTCCACCAGTTCCATTTCACGTGTTGGCCAGACAGAAGTGTCCCTGAGGATGTTACTTCTCTTGTGGAGTTCAGGCAAATGGTCCTGAATACTTCGACAAAGCTGAACGGTCCAACAGTGGTTCATTGCAG TGCTGGTGTTGGACGAACGGGCACCTATATTGCTCTTGACATCCTGACGAAGGAAGGAATAGCGGAAGGGAGCATTGACATCCCCGGATGTGTGCTCAACATGCGACAGAACAGGCCCAACATGATTCAAACACTG GAGCAGTATCAGTTTCTCCACAGAGCCCTTGTTCACTCATTAACGTTGGACTGTAACCCGGTGAAAGGGGAGAGTTATCAGCGGTTCTTGGACAGCCTCAATGACGGTGATAGGGCGAAGTTGTTTCAG CAAACCCAGTTCACAGCGGAAGAATATTCAGAGAAAGAATCTCAGGCGATCGCGAGAAACAAAACACTCAAGGGCAAAAATAGACCAAACGCCGACATTCCAG GTGACGGGAACAGACCCCGGCTGAATAAAGGCATAAAGGAGGGCAGATCGGATTACattaatgctgtttttataAAC GGTCATCGGACGAAGAATCGCTATTTGGTTGCACAAACACCTTTGCCAGAGACAGTCGATGATTTCCTAACGCTCATTTATCAAGAGTCTTGCTCGTGTATTGTCAGCTTTGAAACGGACAATGGAAATAATAAG AGCGTGGGCTCATATTTCCCTGCTGACAATCAAGTGTTAAAGACAGGGGCGTTCAGTGTGAAAAGTTTACGGCAAGATGGGAAGGATTATTACACAAAAAGAACTCTGATGTTGGAGCCAACGGGACAAAATAAG GAGACTGTCATAAAAAGCATTCCGCAACTAGCGTTCAGTGCCTGGGACAGTTCGAAAAATACTCCAAGGTCCGCATCAGAGTTTATGGACTTCATTAACTATGTTGAGGAGGCATCAAGAGCATCTACATCTCGAGGACCAATTCTCATTCACTGCAT TGACGGAGCCAGCAAGAGTGGTTTGTTCTGTGTTGTTTCCCTGCTCATACAGAAGATGGCCGTTGAACACGAGGTCAGTGTTGTAAACGCTGTCAGAAAGATCAAGGCAAGGCGAATGTTCGCTATTCCAATCCAG TCCCAGTTGGAGTTCTGCCATGAGTGTGTTCTGGCGTACATCAAgtcttttgaaaacaacatgtacTCAAACTTCGGGGAAACACTCTGA
- the LOC128205063 gene encoding receptor-type tyrosine-protein phosphatase mu-like isoform X3, translating into MMIGAIGFGIILELFISDITAQDDCSDCSCCNNGDCDSSRTCTSGCKNGYWHDRCDKKCTNNCARCSQYNGDYCYDCQQGYYVRYNNLCGKCRYSGCTCTYYSGCDECLEGYYDPSRRCIECPNNCNKCTSSSSCSSCNQGFYGSYCQYLCSSGCVDGICERATGTCICKTGWTDSKCNKCLPNYYGDQCSHRCRAECSECDDFNSCQSCVKGNYGSYCQNTCGKGCVNNECYKSNGQCQCQSNLFVGYQCDTCVPGKYGQNCNIECPGSCYSCTEATVCTSCKTGFFGKICEHNCSESCTSCSQLGQCVSCSTGYSHPRRQCICQDKMCSTPDNCDNCISNEYYPDNGSCCPCSLLQHCKSCNVTSNVTKCTACDEGFYPNESGECVNCSITCIDGQCDSLTGECKTGCESDNWGQFCEHKCNESCYTCNRSNGECLACASKMKYGPNCNINCSETCVDKECYISGKCINGCLKNNYGEMCENECDKNCISKGFGTRCSSESGECLHGCTPGYTAVVCHQMPQGETQTLGGSPAAAIGGGVAGGVILIIGVIAFLLLKKRRAGNSNKASTTLKTAQNDKQVDSSAVYATVNKNTVQPDAIYANTVDDTPQIILISNPSYQTPTEKNTSSEMTCKEDNLEIDDEDAIARDIAIRFEENGGVYYNNANEVNKTKVKVEELPAYVTDKTKNSYEEEFEKFPYGLTKPFEDSQKASNMLRNRYKGIYPYDDARVKILYNGSDYINASFIDGFKRRNEYVATLGPMSKQLGDFGLFWEMVWQQKIEKVVMVTNLIEENKGKCDQYWPNVGSSARYGNVNVTCLSEDEYAEFTRRTFHISQSSAERKLHQFHFTCWPDRSVPEDVTSLVEFRQMVLNTSTKLNGPTVVHCSAGVGRTGTYIALDILTKEGIAEGSIDIPGCVLNMRQNRPNMIQTLEQYQFLHRALVHSLTLDCNPVKGESYQRFLDSLNDGDRAKLFQQTQFTAEEYSEKESQAIARNKTLKGKNRPNADIPGDGNRPRLNKGIKEGRSDYINAVFINGHRTKNRYLVAQTPLPETVDDFLTLIYQESCSCIVSFETDNGNNKSVGSYFPADNQVLKTGAFSVKSLRQDGKDYYTKRTLMLEPTGQNKETVIKSIPQLAFSAWDSSKNTPRSASEFMDFINYVEEASRASTSRGPILIHCIDGASKSGLFCVVSLLIQKMAVEHEVSVVNAVRKIKARRMFAIPIQGTRNYECVLT; encoded by the exons ATGATGATCGGAGCTATTGGATTCGGAATTATATTAGAACTTTTTATTTCAG atattACAGCTCAGGATGACTGTAGTGATTGCAGCTGTTGTAACAACGGCGACTGTGATTCGTCTAGAACATGCACGTCGGGTTGCAAAAACGGGTACTGGCACGATAGATGCGACAAAAAGTGCACCAACAATTGTGCTAGATGTTCTCAGTAtaatggtgattattgttatGATTGTCAACAAGGATACTATGTTAGATATAATAACCTCTGCGGAAAATGCCGTTATTCTGGCTGTACTTGTACCTATTATTCTGGTTGCGATGAGTGTTTAGAAGGTTACTATGATCCTAGTCGTAGATGCATTGAATGTCCAAACAACTGCAATAAATGTACCAGCTCAAGCAGTTGCTCATCATGCAATCAAGGTTTTTATGGATCTTACTGCCAATACCTGTGCTCGTCCGGCTGTGTAGACGGAATATGCGAAAGAGCAACTGGAACGTGTATTTGTAAAACCGGTTGGACTGATAGTAAATGTAACAAATGTTTACCCAATTACTATGGCGATCAATGCTCGCACCGCTGCAGAGCAGAATGTTCAGAATGTGACGACTTTAACAGCTGTCAGTCATGTGTTAAGGGAAACTATGGGTCATATTGTCAGAACACTTGCGGCAAAGGATGTGTCAATAATGAGTGCTACAAATCAAATGGTCAGTGTCAATGCCAAAGCAATTTATTCGTAGGATACCAATGCGATACCTGTGTCCCAGGTAAATATGGACAAAACTGTAACATAGAATGTCCTGGCTCGTGTTATTCTTGTACTGAAGCGACAGTCTGTACCTCATGCAAAACTGGCTTCTTCGGTAAAATTTGTGAACATAACTGTTCTGAATCGTGTACGAGTTGCTCACAATTAGGACAATGTGTGTCTTGTAGCACAGGATATTCACACCCAAGAAGACAATGTATTTGTCAGGACAAAATGTGTTCTACACCTGACAATTGCGATAACTGTATAAGTAACGAATATTATCCAGACAACGGATCATGCTGTCCCTGTTCATTGTTACAGCATTGTAAGTCATGCAATGTGACTTCAAATGTAACCAAGTGTACTGCATGTGATGAAGGTTTCTATCCAAACGAGAGTGGTGAATGTGTTAACTGTAGCATAACATGCATAGATGGCCAATGTGATTCGCTAACAGGAGAATGTAAGACAGGTTGCGAAAGCGATAACTGGGGTCAATTTTGCGAACACAAGTGCAATGAATCATGTTATACATGCAACCGATCTAATGGTGAGTGTTTGGCGTGTgcttcaaaaatgaaatatgggCCGAATTGTAACATTAACTGCAGTGAGACCTGCGTTGATAAAGAATGCTATATATCTGGAAAATGTATCAACGGGTGCTTAAAAAACAACTATGGAGAAATGTGTGAAAATGAGTGCGACAAAAATTGTATCTCGAAAGGTTTTGGGACAAGATGTTCATCTGAAAGTGGAGAATGTCTTCACGGTTGCACGCCTGGCTACACAGCAGTTGTGTGTCATCAAATGCCTCAAG GTGAAACACAGACTCTTGGTGGCTCACCAGCAGCCGCTATAGGTGGAGGTGTTGCAGGCGGTGTGATACTAATCATTGGCGTCATCGCATTCCTTCTACTCAAGAAAAG ACGTGCTGGAAATAGTAACAAAGCATCGACAACATTAAAGACTGCTCAAAATGACAAACAGGTTGACTCATCAGCGGTCTATGCGACTGTGAATAAAAACA CTGTTCAACCCGACGCCATTTATGCGAACACTGTTGACGATACCCCACAGATAATCTTGATTTCCAATCCAAGTTATCAAACGCCCACAGAGAAGAACACTAGTTCAGAAATGACTTGCAAAGAAGACAATCTTGAAATTG ACGACGAGGACGCTATTGCACGGGATATCGCTATTAGGTTTGAAGAAAATGGAGGAGTGTATTACAACAATGCCAATGAGGTTAACAAAACCAAAGTGAAAGTTGAGGAGTTACCTGCGTATGTAACTGACAAAACGAAAAACTCGTATGAAGAAGAGTTTGAG AAATTTCCATACGGTCTTACAAAACCGTTCGAAGATTCACAAAAGGCTAGCAATATGTTACGCAACAGATATAAAGGAATTTACCCCT ATGACGATGCACGGGTGAAGATTCTGTACAATGGATCTGATTATATAAACGCAAGCTTTATTGAT GGTTTTAAAAGAAGAAATGAGTACGTTGCAACTTTAG gtcCGATGTCTAAACAACTTGGAGACTTTGGATTGTTTTGGGAAATGGTCTGGCAgcagaaaatagaaaaagttGTCATGGTCACCAATTTAATTGAGGAAAAC AAAGGGAAATGTGACCAATACTGGCCGAATGTTGGATCGTCTGCCCGTTACGGAAACGTTAACGTTACTTGTCTGTCAGAAGATGAGTACGCTGAATTTACCAGACGAACTTTTCACATATCTCAG AGTTCTGCAGAGAGAAAACTCCACCAGTTCCATTTCACGTGTTGGCCAGACAGAAGTGTCCCTGAGGATGTTACTTCTCTTGTGGAGTTCAGGCAAATGGTCCTGAATACTTCGACAAAGCTGAACGGTCCAACAGTGGTTCATTGCAG TGCTGGTGTTGGACGAACGGGCACCTATATTGCTCTTGACATCCTGACGAAGGAAGGAATAGCGGAAGGGAGCATTGACATCCCCGGATGTGTGCTCAACATGCGACAGAACAGGCCCAACATGATTCAAACACTG GAGCAGTATCAGTTTCTCCACAGAGCCCTTGTTCACTCATTAACGTTGGACTGTAACCCGGTGAAAGGGGAGAGTTATCAGCGGTTCTTGGACAGCCTCAATGACGGTGATAGGGCGAAGTTGTTTCAG CAAACCCAGTTCACAGCGGAAGAATATTCAGAGAAAGAATCTCAGGCGATCGCGAGAAACAAAACACTCAAGGGCAAAAATAGACCAAACGCCGACATTCCAG GTGACGGGAACAGACCCCGGCTGAATAAAGGCATAAAGGAGGGCAGATCGGATTACattaatgctgtttttataAAC GGTCATCGGACGAAGAATCGCTATTTGGTTGCACAAACACCTTTGCCAGAGACAGTCGATGATTTCCTAACGCTCATTTATCAAGAGTCTTGCTCGTGTATTGTCAGCTTTGAAACGGACAATGGAAATAATAAG AGCGTGGGCTCATATTTCCCTGCTGACAATCAAGTGTTAAAGACAGGGGCGTTCAGTGTGAAAAGTTTACGGCAAGATGGGAAGGATTATTACACAAAAAGAACTCTGATGTTGGAGCCAACGGGACAAAATAAG GAGACTGTCATAAAAAGCATTCCGCAACTAGCGTTCAGTGCCTGGGACAGTTCGAAAAATACTCCAAGGTCCGCATCAGAGTTTATGGACTTCATTAACTATGTTGAGGAGGCATCAAGAGCATCTACATCTCGAGGACCAATTCTCATTCACTGCAT TGACGGAGCCAGCAAGAGTGGTTTGTTCTGTGTTGTTTCCCTGCTCATACAGAAGATGGCCGTTGAACACGAGGTCAGTGTTGTAAACGCTGTCAGAAAGATCAAGGCAAGGCGAATGTTCGCTATTCCAATCCAG GGAACAAGGAACTATGAGTGTGTTCTAACGTAA